Proteins co-encoded in one Erwinia sp. genomic window:
- the rstB gene encoding Sensor protein RstB (ID:JIFNMEKO_01433;~source:Prodigal:2.6) has product MKKLFIQFYLLLFVCFLVMAMLVGLVYKFTAERAGRQSMDDLMKSSLYLMRSELREIPPRDWNKTIDNLGLNLSFKLHIEPMSKYELDETTLRRLKAGEIITLDDQYTFIQHIPRSHYVLAVGPIPYLFFLHEMRLFDIALMAFIGISLALPVFIWMRPHWKEMLRLESAAQRFGQGYLDERIHFDNTSSLLRLGVAFNQMADNIHALVASKKQLIDAVAHELRTPLVRLRYRLEMNEQLPENEVAAFNRDISQLEGLIEELLTFARLDRPEVTLQKQSLDLSHWLTEHIYDVRYLNPDKTILLEIPEQLPVINLDGRLLERVLDNLVNNALRYAKQQLRIKVQLSEKMIYLQVDDDGPGIPAEERLRVLEPFVRLDPSRDRATGGCGLGLAIVHSIAQAFHGEVIISRSAEGGASIRFGWPLQLQDVLH; this is encoded by the coding sequence ATGAAAAAGCTTTTCATTCAATTTTATTTATTGCTGTTCGTCTGTTTTCTGGTCATGGCGATGTTGGTTGGTCTGGTATATAAATTTACCGCAGAGCGTGCAGGTCGCCAGTCAATGGATGATTTGATGAAAAGCTCTCTATACCTGATGCGCAGTGAACTTCGAGAGATCCCACCGCGAGACTGGAATAAAACCATTGATAATCTCGGCTTAAATCTCTCTTTCAAGTTACATATCGAGCCAATGAGTAAATATGAGCTTGATGAGACCACTCTTCGGCGTCTGAAAGCGGGTGAAATTATCACCCTGGATGATCAATACACTTTTATTCAGCATATTCCCCGCAGTCATTATGTTTTGGCGGTAGGTCCAATCCCCTACTTGTTTTTCCTGCATGAGATGCGTTTGTTTGATATCGCACTGATGGCTTTCATCGGCATCTCGCTGGCGCTGCCAGTATTCATCTGGATGCGTCCCCACTGGAAAGAGATGTTGCGCCTTGAGTCTGCCGCACAACGCTTCGGGCAAGGCTATCTGGATGAACGAATTCACTTTGATAACACCTCAAGTTTGTTACGTCTCGGGGTCGCATTCAACCAGATGGCCGATAACATTCATGCGCTGGTTGCCAGCAAAAAACAGCTTATCGATGCTGTGGCTCATGAATTAAGAACGCCACTGGTACGTTTGCGCTACAGACTGGAAATGAATGAGCAGCTGCCTGAAAATGAAGTCGCCGCATTTAACCGGGATATCAGCCAGCTCGAAGGACTAATTGAAGAGCTTCTCACTTTTGCCCGCCTTGATCGGCCAGAGGTCACACTGCAAAAGCAATCGCTCGATCTCTCTCACTGGCTGACTGAACATATTTATGATGTTCGTTATCTCAATCCGGATAAAACCATCCTGCTGGAGATCCCGGAACAGTTACCTGTAATCAACCTTGATGGCAGATTGCTGGAGCGTGTACTGGATAATTTGGTGAATAACGCCCTGCGCTATGCAAAGCAGCAATTACGGATAAAAGTACAATTATCTGAGAAGATGATTTATCTGCAGGTCGATGATGACGGGCCAGGTATTCCCGCTGAAGAGCGATTGCGGGTGCTGGAACCCTTTGTCAGACTTGACCCGAGCCGTGATCGCGCAACCGGTGGATGCGGGTTGGGACTGGCAATTGTACACTCTATCGCCCAGGCGTTTCATGGTGAGGTGATCATCAGTCGTAGCGCCGAAGGTGGTGCAAGTATCCGTTTTGGCTGGCCTTTACAGCTCCAGGATGTACTGCATTAA
- the rstA gene encoding Transcriptional regulatory protein RstA (ID:JIFNMEKO_01434;~source:Prodigal:2.6) codes for MNKIVFVEDDPEVGELIAAYLKKHDIDVVVESRGDRAEATIKAENPDLVMLDIMLPGKDGMTLCRDLRSTGLWNGPLVLLTSLDSDMNHILSLEMGANDYILKTTPPAVLLARLRLHLRQAAVTGLPGEELNSPALPQHALRFGTLQVDPVNREVILENQTIVLSTADFDLLWELATHAGKTLNRDALLMSLRGVSYDGMDRSIDVAISRLRKKLLDNATEPYRIKTIRNKGYLFAPHAWDKV; via the coding sequence ATGAATAAAATTGTATTTGTGGAAGATGATCCTGAAGTTGGCGAACTGATAGCCGCTTACCTAAAAAAACACGATATTGATGTAGTCGTAGAAAGCCGGGGGGATCGTGCTGAAGCCACCATAAAAGCGGAAAACCCTGATTTGGTGATGCTCGATATTATGCTGCCAGGCAAAGACGGGATGACCTTATGCCGTGATTTACGTAGCACCGGGCTTTGGAATGGACCACTTGTTTTGTTGACATCACTGGACAGTGATATGAACCACATTCTGTCACTGGAAATGGGGGCGAATGACTATATTCTCAAAACCACACCGCCGGCAGTGCTGCTGGCCAGGCTGCGATTGCATCTGCGTCAGGCTGCGGTGACAGGGCTGCCGGGTGAAGAGCTGAACTCCCCTGCTCTGCCACAACATGCACTGCGTTTTGGTACGTTACAGGTAGACCCGGTGAATCGTGAAGTTATTCTGGAAAATCAGACTATTGTACTCTCCACGGCAGATTTTGACTTATTGTGGGAACTGGCAACTCATGCCGGTAAAACTCTGAACAGAGATGCACTGCTGATGAGTCTGCGTGGCGTCAGTTATGATGGTATGGACCGGAGTATTGACGTGGCCATTTCACGCCTGCGTAAAAAGCTTCTGGACAATGCCACCGAACCTTACCGAATAAAAACGATTCGTAACAAAGGTTATCTCTTTGCGCCTCACGCGTGGGATAAAGTATGA
- a CDS encoding hypothetical protein (ID:JIFNMEKO_01435;~source:Prodigal:2.6) encodes MLSAACKKHWRFVDAIYGVIPLVGMVTRKKASLLPRHDPENLKELALQVISTQISDEFNILRLIGLAVQQGISCFKIKLPYELTQQQLKKIQQKASLRLTLTQQNDRLYVQIFSERKLNKHA; translated from the coding sequence TTGCTAAGCGCAGCTTGTAAAAAACACTGGCGCTTTGTTGATGCAATTTATGGCGTTATTCCGTTAGTGGGCATGGTAACCCGGAAAAAGGCTTCTCTGTTACCCCGGCATGACCCGGAGAATCTTAAAGAGCTCGCATTACAGGTTATTTCGACTCAGATAAGTGATGAATTCAATATTCTCCGCCTCATCGGGCTGGCTGTGCAACAAGGCATCAGTTGTTTCAAAATTAAATTGCCTTATGAACTTACTCAACAGCAACTGAAAAAAATACAACAGAAGGCCAGTCTAAGATTAACTCTTACGCAACAAAATGACCGTCTATATGTGCAGATATTTTCTGAGCGGAAGCTGAATAAGCACGCTTAG
- the vat gene encoding Virginiamycin A acetyltransferase (ID:JIFNMEKO_01436;~source:Prodigal:2.6): MKPIKLAETWIAPTVSLREAEIGQQCELLANSRVKYSHLGGFSYIGEQCTIADARIGKIVAIANHVRIGAPNHPMTRPSQHRITYCPVYYSSAAQRDTAFFSHRRSDIVTIGNDVWIGHAAIVLPGVTIGDGAVIAASKHVAPYNIVGGVPAKLIRQRLTGGLVTVMQRIAWWDWPLATIIERLADFQQDDEDAIARFCQKWDNAEMS, from the coding sequence ATGAAACCAATAAAACTGGCAGAAACATGGATTGCGCCTACGGTATCACTCAGAGAAGCAGAGATTGGTCAGCAGTGTGAGCTGCTGGCAAACAGCCGTGTTAAATATAGTCATTTAGGCGGTTTCTCGTATATTGGCGAGCAGTGTACTATCGCGGATGCAAGGATTGGTAAGATTGTTGCCATCGCTAATCATGTGCGCATTGGAGCACCAAACCATCCTATGACTCGCCCCTCACAACATCGAATCACCTATTGCCCTGTATATTACTCTTCCGCTGCACAACGTGATACAGCGTTTTTTTCACACAGACGAAGTGACATTGTCACCATAGGTAATGATGTATGGATAGGCCATGCGGCAATTGTTTTGCCGGGTGTTACGATCGGTGATGGCGCGGTAATTGCTGCCAGTAAACACGTTGCACCCTATAACATCGTCGGGGGTGTGCCAGCTAAACTGATCCGGCAACGGCTGACCGGTGGCCTTGTCACTGTTATGCAACGCATAGCCTGGTGGGACTGGCCTCTGGCAACGATCATTGAACGACTGGCAGATTTTCAGCAGGACGATGAAGATGCTATCGCACGATTCTGTCAAAAGTGGGATAACGCAGAGATGAGTTAA
- the ydgH gene encoding Protein YdgH (ID:JIFNMEKO_01437;~source:Prodigal:2.6): protein MKLRNTILASALLSLTSLSAFAAQELTPEKAASLKPFDRIAISGRFNAINDASAAVSKRADEMGAASYYIQGITDINGNGGNWRVVADIYHQDAAPAEKSRDRIINGLRELSKAEAFKLEPFDTVSINGFYRSQPDVNDAISKAAAMKNAASFFTVRQVDTNDGGNQFITAYIYKADAPVRKVQSPDLIPADSEAGKAALARGGDAVKTVQIPGIASSETPSNSVGRFFETQSSSGERYTIKTPDGKSVQEVNNVTAAQMQPFDSVTFTGHFGTPTEVSDAVGRAAIAKGAKYYHITRQWSNQSGGNLTVSADLFK from the coding sequence ATGAAGCTTAGGAATACCATTCTGGCGTCGGCACTGTTGTCCCTCACTTCCCTCTCAGCGTTTGCTGCGCAGGAACTGACGCCAGAAAAAGCAGCCTCTTTAAAACCTTTTGATCGTATTGCTATTTCAGGGCGCTTTAACGCGATCAATGATGCGAGTGCGGCGGTGTCTAAACGCGCGGATGAGATGGGAGCAGCCTCTTATTATATCCAGGGGATTACTGATATTAATGGTAATGGCGGTAACTGGCGTGTGGTTGCGGATATCTATCATCAGGATGCGGCACCAGCAGAGAAATCACGTGACCGTATCATCAATGGCCTACGTGAACTGAGTAAGGCCGAGGCCTTCAAACTTGAGCCATTTGATACCGTTTCTATCAATGGTTTTTATCGTAGCCAGCCTGATGTCAACGATGCGATCAGCAAAGCAGCAGCAATGAAAAATGCAGCCTCTTTCTTTACTGTGCGTCAGGTTGATACCAATGATGGTGGTAATCAGTTCATTACCGCTTATATCTATAAAGCGGATGCACCTGTACGTAAAGTGCAGTCACCTGATTTGATCCCGGCCGATTCTGAAGCTGGTAAGGCTGCCCTCGCCCGTGGCGGTGACGCGGTGAAGACAGTACAGATCCCGGGTATTGCCTCTTCTGAAACGCCAAGTAACAGTGTAGGGCGTTTCTTTGAAACCCAGAGCAGTAGCGGAGAGCGCTACACGATCAAGACCCCGGATGGCAAAAGTGTGCAGGAAGTGAATAATGTCACTGCCGCACAAATGCAGCCTTTCGATAGTGTAACCTTCACCGGACATTTCGGTACACCGACAGAAGTATCTGATGCTGTTGGCCGTGCAGCAATCGCTAAAGGTGCGAAGTACTATCACATCACCCGTCAGTGGTCTAACCAGAGTGGTGGTAACCTTACTGTTTCAGCCGACCTTTTCAAGTAA
- the pntA gene encoding NAD(P) transhydrogenase subunit alpha (ID:JIFNMEKO_01438;~source:Prodigal:2.6) produces MQIGIPHERLPGESRVAATPKTVEQLIALGFNVVVENGAGKLASFDDSAYEAAGASITDRSQAWQSDIILKVNAPDDDEITGMREGCTLVSFIWPAQNPALLEKLAERKVTVMSMDAVPRISRAQSLDALSSMANIAGYRAIVEAAHEFGRFFTGQITAAGKVPPAKVMVIGAGVAGLAAIGTAGSLGAIVRAFDTRPEVKEQVQSMGAEFLELDFEEEAGSGDGYAKVMSEAFIKAEMALFAAQAKEVDIIVTTALIPGRPAPKLITAEMVASMKPGSVVVDLAAQTGGNCELTIADQVVTTDNGVKIIGYTDLPSRLPTQSSQLYGTNLVNLMKLLCKEKNGEIDINFEDVVVRGVTVVREGEITWPAPPIQVSAAPKAAPAAAEVKTEVAEKKTSSLRNALIFAIALILFGWFASVAPAAFLSHFTVFALSCVVGYYVVWNVSHALHTPLMSVTNAISGIIVVGAVLQMGHGGWVSVLSFIAVLIASINIFGGFTVTQRMLKMFRKN; encoded by the coding sequence ATGCAAATTGGAATACCCCACGAACGGTTACCTGGTGAATCCCGGGTTGCTGCAACACCGAAAACGGTTGAGCAGTTGATCGCCTTAGGATTCAACGTGGTAGTCGAAAATGGCGCAGGAAAACTTGCCAGTTTTGATGATTCAGCTTATGAAGCGGCAGGCGCAAGCATCACTGACCGGTCTCAGGCGTGGCAGTCGGATATTATCCTCAAGGTCAATGCACCTGATGATGACGAAATTACCGGGATGCGTGAAGGCTGCACTCTGGTCAGCTTTATCTGGCCTGCTCAAAATCCAGCGTTACTTGAAAAGCTTGCTGAGCGTAAAGTAACGGTGATGTCAATGGACGCGGTTCCACGTATCTCCCGCGCTCAGTCGCTTGATGCGTTGAGCTCAATGGCGAACATTGCGGGTTATCGCGCTATCGTCGAAGCCGCACACGAATTCGGGCGCTTCTTCACAGGGCAAATCACCGCTGCAGGTAAAGTTCCACCGGCGAAAGTCATGGTTATTGGTGCCGGTGTCGCCGGACTTGCGGCTATCGGTACCGCAGGAAGCCTGGGGGCTATTGTGCGTGCCTTCGATACGCGCCCCGAAGTGAAAGAACAAGTGCAAAGTATGGGCGCTGAGTTCCTTGAGCTTGATTTTGAGGAAGAAGCTGGTAGCGGTGATGGTTATGCCAAGGTGATGTCTGAAGCTTTTATCAAAGCAGAGATGGCGTTGTTTGCTGCTCAGGCAAAAGAAGTCGACATTATCGTGACGACAGCATTGATACCTGGACGCCCGGCACCGAAATTGATCACCGCAGAGATGGTTGCTTCGATGAAACCGGGTAGTGTGGTGGTTGATTTAGCCGCACAAACCGGGGGAAACTGTGAGCTGACAATTGCAGATCAGGTCGTGACCACTGATAACGGCGTTAAAATTATTGGTTATACTGACCTGCCGAGCCGTTTACCAACCCAATCATCACAGCTTTACGGCACTAACCTTGTTAATCTGATGAAACTGCTCTGCAAAGAGAAGAATGGTGAAATCGATATTAACTTTGAAGATGTTGTCGTACGAGGTGTGACAGTGGTACGCGAAGGTGAAATCACCTGGCCTGCTCCACCGATTCAGGTCTCCGCGGCCCCTAAAGCGGCGCCTGCTGCAGCTGAAGTGAAGACTGAAGTGGCAGAGAAAAAAACCTCATCCTTGCGCAATGCCCTGATTTTCGCCATTGCCCTGATTTTATTCGGCTGGTTCGCCAGTGTAGCGCCTGCAGCTTTCCTGTCACACTTTACCGTATTTGCTCTCTCCTGCGTGGTTGGTTACTACGTGGTCTGGAATGTCAGCCATGCGTTGCACACTCCATTGATGTCGGTGACGAACGCCATCTCAGGCATTATTGTTGTTGGCGCCGTTTTACAAATGGGCCATGGTGGATGGGTAAGTGTCCTGTCGTTTATTGCGGTGTTGATTGCCAGCATCAATATTTTCGGTGGCTTTACTGTGACTCAGCGTATGCTGAAAATGTTTCGCAAGAACTAA
- the pntB gene encoding NAD(P) transhydrogenase subunit beta (ID:JIFNMEKO_01439;~source:Prodigal:2.6), with protein MSGGLVTAAYIVAAILFIFSLAGLSKHETSKQGNLFGIIGMAIALLATIFGPDSGNVVWIIIAMVIGGTVGIRLARKVEMTEMPELVAILHSFVGFAAVLVGFNSYIDHTPGNDVILENIHLTEVFVGIFIGAVTSTGSIVAFGKLRGLIPSRALMLPHRHRLNLLAIVISVCLMIAFVRTDSTVVQVLALLIMTLIAFAFGWHLVASIGGADMPVVVSMLNSYSGWAAAAAGFMLSNDLLIVTGALVGSSGAILSYIMCKAMNRSFISVIAGGFGNDAGPSGGDEEVGEYREIDAEGTAELLKNSSSVIITPGYGMAVAQAQYPVAEITEKLRARGIKVRFGIHPVAGRLPGHMNVLLAEARVPYDIVLEMDEINDDFSDTDTVLVIGANDTVNPAAQDDPRSPIAGMPVLEVWKAQNVVVFKRSMNTGYAGVQNPLFFKENTQMLFGDAKATVDAILKAL; from the coding sequence ATGTCTGGCGGATTAGTAACGGCAGCATACATTGTTGCCGCAATACTGTTTATTTTCAGCCTCGCAGGGCTGTCAAAACATGAAACCTCTAAACAGGGTAATCTGTTTGGTATTATCGGGATGGCGATCGCGCTGTTGGCCACCATTTTCGGGCCTGATAGTGGTAATGTCGTCTGGATCATTATCGCCATGGTAATTGGTGGTACGGTCGGTATCCGATTAGCACGTAAAGTTGAAATGACAGAGATGCCAGAGTTAGTGGCTATTCTGCATAGTTTCGTTGGTTTTGCCGCCGTACTGGTTGGCTTCAACAGCTACATTGACCATACACCTGGCAACGACGTCATTTTAGAAAATATCCACTTAACGGAAGTGTTTGTCGGCATTTTCATCGGGGCGGTGACTTCCACCGGTTCTATCGTTGCCTTTGGTAAATTACGTGGACTGATCCCTTCACGCGCACTGATGTTACCTCATCGCCATCGGCTAAATCTGCTGGCGATCGTTATCTCTGTGTGTCTGATGATCGCATTTGTACGTACTGACAGCACCGTTGTTCAGGTACTGGCTTTATTGATCATGACACTGATTGCGTTTGCTTTTGGCTGGCATCTGGTTGCCTCTATTGGTGGCGCCGATATGCCAGTGGTGGTGTCGATGCTCAACTCCTACTCAGGATGGGCAGCAGCAGCAGCGGGGTTCATGCTCAGTAATGACCTGCTGATTGTTACCGGTGCGTTGGTTGGTTCCTCTGGTGCGATCCTTTCCTATATCATGTGTAAGGCGATGAATCGCTCTTTCATCAGCGTTATTGCGGGTGGTTTTGGTAATGATGCTGGCCCATCAGGTGGCGATGAAGAGGTAGGTGAGTATCGTGAAATTGACGCAGAGGGTACAGCTGAGCTGCTGAAAAACTCATCTTCAGTCATCATCACCCCTGGTTACGGAATGGCGGTTGCTCAGGCCCAGTATCCTGTGGCTGAAATCACAGAAAAACTGCGTGCTCGTGGCATCAAAGTCCGTTTCGGTATCCATCCTGTTGCCGGGCGCTTACCCGGTCATATGAATGTTCTGCTTGCCGAGGCTCGTGTTCCTTATGACATCGTGTTAGAAATGGATGAGATCAATGACGATTTCTCCGATACCGATACGGTGCTGGTGATCGGCGCGAATGATACAGTTAACCCTGCCGCGCAGGATGACCCACGCAGTCCTATTGCAGGCATGCCGGTACTGGAAGTCTGGAAAGCACAAAACGTGGTGGTATTTAAACGTTCAATGAATACTGGCTATGCCGGAGTACAAAACCCATTATTCTTCAAAGAGAATACCCAGATGCTGTTCGGCGATGCGAAAGCAACAGTAGATGCGATTCTGAAAGCACTTTGA
- the uspE gene encoding Universal stress protein E (ID:JIFNMEKO_01440;~source:Prodigal:2.6), translating to MANYQHILVAIDPEQDDQPALRRAVYLNQRLGGKITAFLAVYEFSYEMTTLLSPDERNAMRKSVISQRTAWIKEQAASYLAAGVDIAINVVWHSRPFEAIIEEVQENHYDLLLKMAHQYDRLKAVVFTPTDWQLLRKCPCPVWMVKDQPWPETGKAVVAVNLTSEVAHHDPLNEKLVRTTIELAEKVNHTEVHLIGAYPGTPLNIAVELPDFDPQSYNESVRTQHVIAMETLCDKFSPAPLSSHVAEGVPGEVIPKLADELDAGIVVLGSVGRTGLSAAFLGNTAEQVIDHLRCDVLVIKPDSFITASLQDARSDEE from the coding sequence ATGGCAAACTACCAGCATATTCTTGTGGCTATCGATCCTGAACAGGACGATCAACCTGCACTCAGACGGGCGGTTTATCTTAATCAGCGTCTGGGCGGAAAAATAACTGCATTTCTCGCAGTGTATGAATTTTCCTATGAAATGACCACCCTGCTCTCTCCCGATGAGCGCAACGCGATGCGCAAAAGTGTTATCAGTCAGCGCACTGCATGGATAAAGGAACAGGCAGCTTCATATCTTGCCGCAGGGGTAGATATTGCTATCAATGTGGTGTGGCACAGTCGACCTTTCGAAGCAATTATCGAAGAGGTGCAGGAAAATCATTACGACTTATTGCTTAAAATGGCTCACCAGTATGATCGTTTAAAAGCCGTGGTTTTTACACCTACCGATTGGCAATTATTGCGTAAATGCCCCTGCCCGGTGTGGATGGTCAAAGATCAGCCATGGCCAGAAACAGGTAAAGCGGTTGTGGCAGTCAATCTTACCAGTGAAGTCGCACACCATGATCCCCTTAACGAGAAACTGGTCAGGACTACTATCGAGCTGGCAGAAAAGGTAAACCATACAGAAGTGCACCTAATTGGCGCTTATCCAGGCACACCACTTAATATTGCGGTTGAACTGCCTGACTTCGATCCACAGTCCTATAATGAATCGGTACGAACGCAGCATGTAATCGCAATGGAGACCCTGTGTGATAAATTTTCCCCTGCTCCGCTCAGTTCTCATGTTGCTGAGGGCGTGCCGGGTGAAGTGATCCCTAAGTTAGCCGATGAACTCGATGCCGGAATTGTGGTGCTTGGCAGTGTGGGACGGACCGGTCTGTCTGCCGCTTTTTTGGGTAACACCGCTGAACAGGTGATTGATCATCTGCGCTGCGATGTGCTGGTAATTAAACCGGATTCTTTCATCACGGCGTCACTGCAGGATGCACGTTCAGACGAAGAGTGA